In Quercus lobata isolate SW786 chromosome 12, ValleyOak3.0 Primary Assembly, whole genome shotgun sequence, a genomic segment contains:
- the LOC115971833 gene encoding pentatricopeptide repeat-containing protein At1g09900-like, translating into MHPSEASNIHHRSYLIFPFFHRSHALFGCPEKVILLQKLDLFLYPAMLLCAIPRVGYCCRIVKTVRFLLSFSSSCALRAVEFVEESNTHDFNYAELQSRMQNYAISGHFRKALETLNSMRNVPGKPTVYDYNALMYCHLKSRNVLLEVLVEVYVGMKRFGPAPNASTFNTLLNGMISLGNLKDSFFIAKEMCESGFVPSFSLLSKMLKKSLGVGSLDDSLGVFDLMLRLEYFPTEPTLNLLISMLIKAGRIRAAFSAFSVLWGKGYFCSVYSYNLILWALCKSGQICTALALFCLMKKKGVIQNVCSYSALICGFGREGLEEDLFHCLDVMQSDGCKPNVRTYTIIIKFLCDAGRFEEAQEYFGRMEREGCDPDLITYNVILRELCHLDRVGEISELIQVIDQKGFSPNPYTFSAFAGGMLKVGKIGIAQKILLDVISRGCGLDVAVYNIYLNCLCCENRSREALSLLKGMREGGLIPSSVSYNTILKGFCRENSIEEALELLDSFEWVTNGPDVVSFNTILSAACKRGNSSMIQRIVFRMECEGVELNVVSLTCLIQYFCTVGKFSKCLNLVEHMMCNGPQLTIITFNLLLDKLCKNGLLGTAHQTFKYLRNTGCVPDTTTYNILIHSSIREGNNMLVGQLFRDMYSQGLKPDVYTYGSLIGGLCREGKITIALQLRDQMLGNGLTPSITIYNTLLGAMFRTNKVCDIISLLKTMVMEGCQPNEVTFEILNQAMSKGWMKKYPKFAKVLGLVIKETQHGVITS; encoded by the exons ATGCATCCTTCAGAAGCCTCAAACATTCATCACCGCTCTTATCTCATCTTCCCATTCTTCCATAGGAGTCatgctctgtttggttgcccAGAAAAG GTTATTTTGCTTCAAAAGCTTGACCTTTTTCTTTACCCTGCAATGCTTCTTTGTGCAATTCCTAGAGTTGGTTATTGCTGCAGAATTGTCAAAACTGTGCGTTTCCTCCTCAGTTTTTCTTCATCTTGTGCTCTTAGAGCTGTAGAATTTGTCGAAGAGAGTAATACCCATGATTTTAATTACGCCGAATTACAGAGTAGAATGCAGAATTATGCCATCTCGGGTCACTTTAGAAAAGCTCTGGAAACTCTGAATTCAATGAGAAATGTACCTGGAAAACCTACCGTGTATGACTATAATGCTTTGATGTACTGCCATTTGAAGTCGCGAAATGTGTTGTTGGAAGTTTTGGTTGAAGTTTATGTTGGGATGAAAAGATTTGGGCCGGCCCCTAATGCGTCTACTTTCAATACGCTTCTTAATGGGATGATATCTCTTGGTAATTTGAAAGATTCGTTTTTTATTGCCAAAGAGATGTGTGAAAGTGGATTTGTGCCATCATTTAGTTTGTTAtcaaaaatgttgaaaaaatcACTTGGAGTGGGAAGTTTGGATGATTCACTTGGTGTATTTGATTTGATGTTGAGGTTGGAGTATTTCCCGACTGAACCCACCTTGAACCTATTGATTTCTATGCTCATCAAAGCTGGGAGGATTCGAGCGGCATTTTCTGCGTTCTCCGTTCTTTGGGGCAAAGGCTATTTTTGTAGTGTATATAGTTATAATCTCATTCTTTGGGCTTTGTGTAAGTCTGGTCAGATTTGTACAGCTTTGgcattgttttgtttgatgaagaagaagggTGTCATTCAGAATGTGTGCTCTTATTCTGCTTTAATATGTGGTTTTGGTAGAGAAGGTTTAGAGGAAGATCTTTTTCATTGTTTAGATGTAATGCAAAGTGATGGTTGTAAGCCAAATGTCAGAACATACACTATAATAATTAAGTTTCTTTGCGATGCTGGGAGGTTTGAGGAGGCACAGGAATACTTTGGTAGGATGGAAAGGGAAGGGTGTGACCCAGACTTGATTACGTATAATGTAATTCTCCGAGAACTTTGTCATCTAGATAGAGTGGGGGAAATTTCTGAGCTCATTCAGGTGATTGATCAAAAAGGGTTTTCACCCAATCCATATACATTTTCTGCCTTTGCTGGAGGCATGTTAAAAGTAGGCAAAATAGGAATTGCTCAAAAAATATTGCTTGATGTGATTTCAAGGGGATGTGGTCTGGATGTTGctgtatataatatatacttaaattgtTTATGTTGTGAGAATAGATCTAGAGAGGCATTATCTTTGTTGAAAGGTATGAGAGAAGGTGGTTTAATTCCAAGTAGTGTGTCTTATAACACAATTCTAAAAGGTTTTTGTAGAGAGAATAGTATTGAAGAAGCTTTGGAGCTCTTGGACAGTTTTGAGTGGGTAACAAATGGGCCAGATGTAGTTTCCTTCAATACAATTTTGTCTGCAGCATGCAAACGAGGAAACTCTTCAATGATTCAGAGGATTGTGTTTCGAATGGAGTGTGAAGGGGTTGAGCTTAATGTTGTCAGTTTAACATGCCTGATTCAGTATTTCTGTACAGtgggaaaattttcaaaatgtttgaATTTGGTGGAACACATGATGTGTAATGGCCCTCAACTCACAATAATTACTTTTAATTTGCTTCTGGACAAACTTTGCAAGAATGGGTTACTAGGAACTGCCCACCAGACTTTCAAATATCTTAGGAACACTGGGTGTGTACCCGATACAACAACATATAATATTCTTATACATTCTTCCATAAGGGAGGGTAATAACATGCTGGTGGGCCAATTGTTTAGGGACATGTACAGCCAGGGGCTAAAACCAGATGTTTATACCTATGGGTCTTTAATTGGTGGCCTTTGTAGGGAAGGGAAGATAACAATTGCTCTCCAGCTTAGGGATCAGATGCTAGGGAATGGGCTTACTCCAagtattacaatttacaacacCCTACTGGGGGCGATGTTTAGGACCAATAAGGTTTGTGACATCATTTCATTATTGAAAACTATGGTAATGGAAGGGTGTCAACCTAATGAGGTAACTTTTGAAATTCTTAACCAAGCAATGTCAAAAGGTTGGATGAAGAAATATCCAAAGTTTGCGAAAGTTCTAGGGCTTGTGATAAAAGAGACTCAGCACGGAGTGATAACAAGTTAA